Proteins encoded within one genomic window of Desulfomonile tiedjei:
- a CDS encoding molybdopterin biosynthesis protein, with protein MRRNIYLDMKPPEEGLAIFLAHLDRRNFPRSERVPVAEARGRVTAGPVYARLSSPHFHTAAMDGFALIAESTFGAGPDNPMKLRIGSDAWPVNTGRSLPPHVDAVVMIENVHFLDDETFEIDQALVPWENVRRVGEDFVASEMIMPGRHCITAYELGALLAGGIAAVEVIEKPRVVLIPTGSELVEADTLSERDPAPGKSLEFNTVVLAGLVEQAGGIARRTPIVADTFAEVKSAIMEGVRSDAHLVVMNAGSSAGSEDYTAAAIGELGQVLVHGVAMMPGKPTILGIVDGKPVIGNPGYPVSAVLSFEVFALPVLHTMLGLPHHHRPTIPAVTARKIPSKLGREEFFRVKLGKVGGRVIAAPLPRGAGSITTLTRADGILRIPARSEGIDQSAAVEVELLRPVAEIERTVVCIGSHDLTLDLIADELIPHNVYLSSSHVGSLGGLLALKSRSAHMATSHLLDLETGIYNWPYIKRHIPDVPVKVFHCVMREQGFMVLKGNPKNIRGIEDLLREEVTFINRQAGAGTRVLLDYCLDKAGLDPDGITGYQMEEYTHTSVAVAVLSGVADVGMGVLAAAKALGLDFIPVATEQYDIVIPMENVEDEKIKILLEVLRGPSFKKRVLELGGYGVERSGEEITEP; from the coding sequence TTGAGAAGAAACATTTACCTGGACATGAAGCCTCCCGAAGAAGGCCTGGCGATATTTTTGGCCCATCTCGACAGGAGAAACTTTCCACGGTCTGAAAGGGTGCCGGTGGCTGAGGCCAGAGGCAGGGTCACAGCCGGCCCGGTTTATGCCCGACTCTCGTCCCCGCATTTTCACACCGCGGCCATGGATGGGTTCGCACTGATTGCTGAAAGCACCTTCGGCGCTGGGCCTGACAACCCCATGAAATTGCGAATAGGCAGTGACGCCTGGCCGGTGAACACCGGTCGGTCGCTCCCCCCGCACGTCGACGCCGTGGTCATGATAGAAAACGTCCACTTCCTGGATGATGAGACTTTCGAGATCGACCAGGCGCTGGTGCCCTGGGAGAATGTCCGCAGGGTCGGCGAGGACTTTGTTGCATCGGAAATGATCATGCCGGGACGCCATTGCATAACCGCGTACGAGCTAGGTGCCCTGCTGGCAGGCGGCATAGCTGCAGTAGAAGTCATAGAGAAACCTCGCGTGGTGCTGATCCCCACGGGGTCCGAGCTTGTTGAAGCGGACACACTCAGCGAGAGGGACCCCGCGCCGGGGAAAAGTCTGGAGTTCAATACGGTTGTCCTAGCCGGGCTTGTTGAGCAGGCTGGTGGCATTGCCAGAAGGACCCCGATAGTAGCGGACACTTTTGCTGAGGTCAAATCAGCGATAATGGAAGGCGTTCGCTCCGACGCGCATCTCGTGGTGATGAACGCGGGGTCTTCCGCGGGGAGTGAGGACTACACGGCCGCGGCCATAGGGGAGTTGGGCCAAGTTCTTGTCCATGGCGTGGCCATGATGCCGGGCAAGCCGACAATACTCGGCATCGTGGACGGCAAGCCCGTCATCGGCAACCCAGGATATCCGGTTTCAGCGGTCCTGTCGTTCGAGGTCTTTGCTCTTCCGGTCCTCCACACCATGCTGGGGCTGCCTCACCATCACAGACCCACAATTCCGGCCGTAACGGCCAGAAAAATACCCTCCAAACTCGGTCGGGAGGAATTCTTCCGTGTCAAGCTGGGTAAAGTCGGTGGAAGGGTGATCGCCGCACCCCTGCCCCGCGGCGCGGGCTCCATCACAACGCTGACGCGCGCGGACGGCATCCTTCGTATTCCTGCACGAAGTGAAGGGATAGACCAGTCAGCCGCGGTTGAAGTGGAGCTGTTGAGGCCCGTCGCGGAGATAGAGCGAACCGTGGTTTGCATAGGTAGCCACGACCTCACTCTTGACCTGATCGCTGACGAGTTGATCCCCCACAACGTTTACCTCTCATCCAGCCACGTGGGAAGCCTCGGTGGCTTGCTGGCACTCAAGAGCCGCAGCGCTCACATGGCCACGTCACATTTGCTGGATCTTGAGACGGGTATTTACAACTGGCCGTACATAAAAAGGCATATTCCCGACGTGCCGGTAAAAGTCTTCCACTGCGTGATGAGGGAACAAGGCTTCATGGTCCTTAAGGGCAATCCGAAAAACATTCGTGGCATCGAAGACCTGCTTCGAGAGGAAGTAACGTTTATTAATCGTCAAGCCGGCGCGGGGACCAGGGTGTTGTTGGACTATTGCCTGGACAAGGCCGGTTTAGACCCTGACGGAATCACGGGCTATCAAATGGAGGAGTACACTCATACCTCAGTTGCGGTGGCGGTATTGTCAGGAGTCGCGGACGTCGGCATGGGGGTTCTGGCCGCCGCGAAAGCCTTGGGACTTGACTTCATCCCCGTGGCAACCGAGCAATACGATATTGTAATCCCAATGGAAAACGTCGAGGACGAGAAAATCAAAATCCTACTGGAGGTGCTTCGAGGCCCGTCGTTCAAGAAAAGAGTCCTCGAACTTGGCGGATACGGTGTCGAACGCAGCGGTGAAGAAATAACGGAACCGTGA